The DNA sequence CCAGTGCCATGGTCATGCCCACGAGGCCGCCACCGAGGATGAGGAGATCGCGCTTGTTCGCCATGGCCGCCAGCCCTAGATCGTGCGGCACGATGCGCGCAAGCATGATCCACCTTCCCCCCTGGCTGATCGCCCTGCTGGCAGCCATGCTGGCCTCTTTGACGGCGGTTCCGGCGGCGGCGCAGCTTGCCGCACCCGTCCCCGCGAAAGGCAATCACATTGCGGCCGAACTGGTGGCCGATGGGGCGGCCCGGCGCGGGGAGACGCTGTGGCTGGCGATCCATTTCACGCCGCAGCAAGGCTGGCACGGATACTGGTCGAACCCGGGCGATGCCGGATACGGGATGGAACTGGCGTGGAACCTGCCCGGAGGCTGGAGCGCCGGCGAACCCGATTATCCCGTGCCGCAGACGCTGGTGGTCAACGATCTGATGAACCACGTCTATGAAGGCGATTATGCCGTGCTGGTGCCGGTCTCGGTGCCGCAGGATGCGCGCCTCTCCGGGCCGCAGCCGATCGAATTGAAGGCGGATTGGCTGGCCTGCACGGAAGAAATCTGCGTGCCCGAAAGCGCGGTGCTGACGCTGCGCGTGCCGGTGGCGGCGGATGCGCCCCGCGATCCGCGGTTCGAACAGTGGCGGATCGACCTGCCGCCGCTGCTGGACAGCGAAGCCAGCTTCACCATCGGCAAGGACACGGTGGGCATCGCCATTCCGCTTCCCGCCAGCCTCGACCTTGTCGATCCGCATGTGTTCATCGGCGAAACGCAGCTGGTGGACTATGCCGCGCCGCAGGTCTTCTATCGCGATGGCGATCTGCTGGTCGTGCAGCTGAAGCGCAAGGGGCTGGCAGAGGGGGCGGAGAAGATCACCGGCATCCTCAAGCTGGATGCGGAGCGTGATGGGCTGCGTTTCGTCGCCGTGCCGGGCGATGTGCCGGCGGGCGGCACGCTGGTTGCCACCAGCAATTCCGCCCCGTCGCTCGCACCGCTGTGGGTGCTGCTGGGCGGTGCGCTGCTGGGCGGGCTGGTGCTCAACCTCATGCCCTGCGTGTTTCCGATCCTCAGCCTCAAGGCGATGACGCTGGCCCGTGCCGGCGAGAGCGCGGCCGGGGCGCGGCGCGAAGGGGCCGCCTATTCGGCCGGGGTGATCCTTGCCTGTCTCGCCCTCGGCGGGCTGCTGCTGGCACTGCGGGCGGCGGGCAGCGAGATCGGCTGGGCCTTCCAGCTGCAACAGCCCGGCGTGGTGCTGGCCCTGCTGGTGTTGGCGGTGGCGATCGCCGCCAACTTTGCCGGGCTCTATGAACTGCCCTCGCTATCCTTCACCCGGGCGGGCGGGCGATCCAGCGCCTTTGCCACCGGCTTGCTGGCGGCTTTCGTGGCCACGCCGTGCACCGGACCGTTCATGGCGGCGGCACTCGGCGCGGCGTTGCTGCTGCCGTGGTGGCAGGCGCTGCTGCTGTTTGCCGCCATGGGGCTGGGGCTGGCGCTGCCCTTCCTGCTGCTCGGCTTTATCCCCGCCTTCCGCCGCATCCTGCCCCGGCCCGGCCGGTGGATGGAAACCTTCCGCCGCATCATGGCGATTCCCATGGGGCTGACGGCGCTGGCGCTGCTGTGGCTGCTCTGGCGGCTGGCGGGGCCGCTCTATGCGGCGCTGGGCCTCGGCATGGCGGCGGCGCTGCTGGTATTGCTCGTGGGGCTGCGCCGCGGTGCGCGGGGTCCGGTGTTCGCCGCGCTGGCCGTCGCGGCCGTCGGGCTGCTGCTGCTGCCGCAGGCTTATGCCCCGCC is a window from the Altererythrobacter sp. B11 genome containing:
- a CDS encoding protein-disulfide reductase DsbD family protein, which gives rise to MIHLPPWLIALLAAMLASLTAVPAAAQLAAPVPAKGNHIAAELVADGAARRGETLWLAIHFTPQQGWHGYWSNPGDAGYGMELAWNLPGGWSAGEPDYPVPQTLVVNDLMNHVYEGDYAVLVPVSVPQDARLSGPQPIELKADWLACTEEICVPESAVLTLRVPVAADAPRDPRFEQWRIDLPPLLDSEASFTIGKDTVGIAIPLPASLDLVDPHVFIGETQLVDYAAPQVFYRDGDLLVVQLKRKGLAEGAEKITGILKLDAERDGLRFVAVPGDVPAGGTLVATSNSAPSLAPLWVLLGGALLGGLVLNLMPCVFPILSLKAMTLARAGESAAGARREGAAYSAGVILACLALGGLLLALRAAGSEIGWAFQLQQPGVVLALLVLAVAIAANFAGLYELPSLSFTRAGGRSSAFATGLLAAFVATPCTGPFMAAALGAALLLPWWQALLLFAAMGLGLALPFLLLGFIPAFRRILPRPGRWMETFRRIMAIPMGLTALALLWLLWRLAGPLYAALGLGMAAALLVLLVGLRRGARGPVFAALAVAAVGLLLLPQAYAPPAANGDEGVLAARPYSDAALAEARASGKPVFLWFTADWCLTCKVNENVAIEREATRTAFEKAGVVAMRGDWTRRDPEITRFLTAHGAAGVPLYLWYPAGKEGEVLPQVLTPDSLTALATTGG